One stretch of Amycolatopsis sp. 195334CR DNA includes these proteins:
- a CDS encoding sigma-70 family RNA polymerase sigma factor — protein MKDAPEDELMRALHSDHAAALWSYALSLTGGNTARAEDVVQETLLRAWKHPRVLDQSQGSARAWLFTVARRIAIDDWRSAATRSEVTTDAPPEQPVPDDTERALQGWLVAEALGQLSDRHREVLVLCFFQGYSVADAARRLGVAEGTVKSRTHYALRALKMALEEKGVVR, from the coding sequence GTGAAGGACGCGCCGGAAGACGAACTGATGCGCGCGCTGCACTCCGACCACGCGGCGGCGCTCTGGTCCTACGCACTGAGCCTGACCGGCGGCAACACCGCCCGTGCAGAGGACGTCGTGCAGGAAACACTGTTGCGGGCCTGGAAGCACCCGCGGGTGCTCGACCAGTCCCAGGGCTCGGCGCGTGCCTGGTTGTTCACCGTGGCCCGCCGGATCGCGATCGACGACTGGCGCTCGGCGGCCACCCGTTCCGAAGTCACCACCGACGCACCCCCGGAGCAGCCCGTACCCGACGACACCGAACGCGCGTTGCAGGGCTGGCTGGTGGCGGAGGCGCTCGGCCAGTTGTCCGACCGGCACCGCGAAGTGCTCGTGCTCTGCTTCTTCCAGGGCTACTCGGTCGCCGACGCGGCCAGGCGGCTGGGGGTCGCCGAAGGCACCGTGAAGTCGAGGACGCATTATGCGCTCAGGGCGTTGAAGATGGCGCTGGAGGAGAAGGGGGTCGTGCGATGA
- a CDS encoding HPr family phosphocarrier protein: MPERRVKVASKVGLHARPAALVAKAAAAQPVAVSIAKDGGTPVAAGSVLSLMTLGAAHGDEVIITAEGDGAEAAIEAVAELIESDLDA, from the coding sequence ATGCCGGAGCGACGTGTCAAGGTGGCGAGCAAGGTGGGCCTGCACGCCCGGCCGGCCGCGCTGGTCGCCAAGGCCGCGGCGGCCCAGCCGGTGGCGGTCAGCATCGCCAAGGACGGCGGCACGCCCGTCGCCGCGGGCAGCGTGCTCAGCCTCATGACGCTGGGCGCCGCCCATGGCGACGAAGTGATCATCACGGCCGAAGGAGACGGCGCGGAAGCCGCGATCGAAGCAGTGGCCGAGCTGATCGAGAGCGACCTGGACGCGTAG
- a CDS encoding PTS glucose transporter subunit IIA — MSLEILSPVPGRTVPMSEVPDQVFAQAMVGPGIAVQPSGGRADAVSPVDGTVVTLHPHAFVVATEGGRGVLVHLGIDTVQQKGEGFTLHVVKGESVRAGQPLISWDPEAVVAAGYSAVVPVVALDAPAEALSAVTTGAEVTEGDALFTWND, encoded by the coding sequence GTGAGCTTGGAGATCCTGAGCCCGGTGCCCGGGCGCACGGTGCCGATGAGCGAGGTGCCCGACCAGGTCTTCGCGCAGGCGATGGTGGGCCCGGGGATCGCGGTGCAGCCCTCCGGCGGTCGCGCGGACGCGGTCTCGCCGGTCGATGGCACGGTTGTGACGCTGCACCCGCACGCGTTCGTCGTGGCCACCGAAGGCGGTCGCGGGGTGCTGGTCCACCTGGGCATCGACACGGTGCAGCAGAAGGGCGAGGGCTTCACCCTGCACGTGGTCAAGGGCGAGTCCGTGCGCGCGGGCCAGCCGCTGATCAGCTGGGACCCGGAGGCGGTCGTGGCCGCCGGCTACTCGGCCGTGGTGCCGGTGGTCGCACTGGACGCACCGGCGGAGGCGCTCTCAGCGGTGACCACCGGCGCCGAGGTCACCGAGGGCGACGCCCTGTTCACCTGGAACGACTGA
- a CDS encoding glucose PTS transporter subunit EIIB, translating to MADDRPEKILAALGGADNVIEIEGCITRLRCELEDGSVIDEAALKKAGAMGVVKVGSVVQVIVGPEADTIASDIQDLM from the coding sequence GTGGCGGACGACAGGCCGGAAAAGATCCTCGCGGCGCTCGGCGGCGCGGACAACGTGATCGAGATCGAGGGCTGCATCACCCGCCTTCGCTGCGAGCTGGAGGACGGCTCGGTCATCGACGAGGCGGCGCTGAAGAAGGCCGGCGCGATGGGCGTGGTGAAGGTGGGCTCGGTGGTGCAGGTCATCGTGGGCCCGGAGGCGGACACGATCGCCAGCGACATCCAGGACCTGATGTGA
- a CDS encoding anti-sigma factor, translating to MTDDPFASYDAAYVLGALTPEDRYAFEAHLEVCRECARAVRELAGLPGLLSQVPADALDPVAHEPRGLRSSLMRRVRRIRLRRRWTTAGALAAAAALVVVVAFPLTAQEEPGTAMVALGEFPVEAVAQVKEVPGGSRVDMKCSYEGGKVGDYLLVAVNREGQVDELASWRAIPDDTAQISVATTWHRADIAALEIRTTAGKPLLRWEP from the coding sequence ATGACTGATGACCCCTTCGCGTCCTACGACGCGGCCTACGTGCTCGGCGCGCTCACCCCGGAGGACCGTTACGCGTTCGAAGCGCACCTGGAGGTGTGCCGCGAATGCGCCCGCGCCGTGCGTGAACTGGCGGGGCTGCCAGGATTGCTCTCGCAGGTGCCGGCCGACGCGCTGGACCCGGTCGCGCACGAACCTCGCGGCCTGCGGTCGTCGCTGATGCGACGCGTGCGGCGGATCCGGTTGCGTCGTCGCTGGACGACCGCCGGTGCTCTCGCCGCGGCGGCCGCGCTGGTCGTCGTGGTGGCCTTCCCGCTGACCGCGCAGGAAGAACCGGGCACCGCGATGGTCGCGCTCGGCGAGTTCCCGGTCGAAGCCGTCGCACAGGTCAAGGAAGTGCCCGGCGGATCCCGGGTCGACATGAAGTGCAGCTACGAGGGCGGCAAGGTCGGGGACTACCTGCTGGTCGCGGTCAACCGCGAAGGCCAGGTCGACGAACTCGCCAGCTGGCGGGCCATTCCCGACGACACGGCGCAGATCTCGGTCGCCACGACGTGGCACCGCGCCGATATCGCCGCGCTGGAGATCCGCACGACGGCGGGCAAACCCCTGCTGCGCTGGGAGCCCTGA
- a CDS encoding prepilin peptidase, producing MRQPGWGAVVSVGLLWSLVAWFGGPWWWLPVPLAVVAFAVPLTVVDLRERRLPDALTLRAYPIFAAALAFAAIEGGAELLWGALLGGLVFGGLHAVTHRVIPHALGAGDVKLAGSLGLVLGATGWAAMVAVVVIAAVVSAVLGVFARIRGSPTWEDGVPHGPGLLIATSLVTLFPSQ from the coding sequence GTGCGACAGCCCGGCTGGGGCGCCGTCGTATCGGTGGGCCTGCTGTGGTCTCTGGTCGCCTGGTTCGGTGGGCCGTGGTGGTGGCTGCCCGTGCCGCTGGCGGTGGTCGCCTTCGCTGTTCCGTTGACCGTCGTCGACCTGCGGGAGCGGCGGCTGCCGGACGCCCTGACCCTGCGCGCTTACCCGATCTTCGCGGCCGCGCTCGCCTTCGCCGCGATCGAAGGTGGAGCGGAGTTGCTGTGGGGAGCGCTGCTCGGTGGACTCGTGTTCGGTGGGTTGCACGCGGTGACCCATCGGGTGATTCCGCACGCACTCGGCGCCGGTGACGTCAAGCTGGCTGGCTCGCTCGGGCTGGTTCTCGGTGCGACTGGTTGGGCAGCGATGGTCGCGGTGGTAGTCATCGCCGCGGTGGTGAGCGCCGTCTTAGGCGTGTTCGCGCGCATTCGCGGCTCGCCGACCTGGGAAGATGGTGTTCCGCACGGTCCTGGGCTGCTGATCGCCACCTCGCTGGTCACGTTGTTTCCCAGCCAGTGA
- a CDS encoding PTS transporter subunit EIIC, with product MSATTTGAKGRGLAGLQRFGRSLMLPIATLPAAGLLLRLGQDDLLGKDGLGWDKVAAVLSAAGGGLLDWLPLLFAVGIAVGFARKGDGSTGVAAVVGFVVFNKVVQVFAPINEMEGFKEGWFLAPVKWPYSVLSGVIVGLVTAVLWQRFHRIKLPTYLAFFGGRRFVPIINSLALLVLGVIFGLIFPVIDAGMQNLGEAVTSSDVVGGGIYGLLNRLLIPIGLHQLINVPVWFIFDGGDLTKFLDGDPTAGAFMTGFFPIFMFALPAAALAIWQTAKPSQKKVVGGVMVAAAFTSFLTGVTEPIEFAFMFVAWPLYLIHAVLTGISLALVNALDIHLGFSFSAGAIDFALNSTHPAASSNVWLLIPIGLVYALIYYFLFRFVIIKWNLRTPGREEDDSIEADLDATAAK from the coding sequence ATGAGCGCCACCACAACGGGGGCGAAGGGTAGGGGGCTGGCCGGTCTGCAGCGGTTCGGCCGCAGCCTGATGCTCCCGATCGCGACCCTGCCGGCCGCCGGCCTGTTGCTGCGGCTGGGCCAGGACGACCTGCTCGGCAAGGACGGTCTCGGCTGGGACAAGGTCGCCGCCGTGCTCAGCGCCGCCGGGGGTGGCCTGCTGGACTGGCTGCCGCTGCTGTTCGCCGTGGGCATCGCGGTCGGTTTCGCCCGCAAGGGTGACGGTTCCACCGGCGTCGCCGCAGTCGTCGGCTTCGTCGTGTTCAACAAGGTCGTCCAGGTGTTCGCCCCGATCAACGAGATGGAGGGCTTCAAGGAGGGCTGGTTCCTCGCACCGGTCAAGTGGCCCTACTCGGTGCTTTCGGGTGTGATCGTCGGCCTGGTCACCGCGGTGCTGTGGCAGCGGTTCCACCGCATCAAGCTGCCCACCTACCTGGCCTTCTTCGGTGGCCGCCGGTTCGTGCCGATCATCAACTCGCTGGCCCTGCTGGTGCTCGGCGTGATCTTCGGCCTGATCTTCCCGGTCATCGACGCCGGCATGCAGAACCTCGGCGAGGCGGTCACCAGCAGCGACGTGGTCGGTGGCGGCATCTACGGCCTGCTCAACCGCCTGCTCATCCCGATCGGCCTGCACCAGCTGATCAACGTGCCGGTGTGGTTCATCTTCGACGGTGGTGACCTGACCAAGTTCCTCGACGGCGACCCGACCGCGGGCGCGTTCATGACCGGCTTCTTCCCGATCTTCATGTTCGCCCTGCCCGCCGCCGCGCTGGCGATCTGGCAGACCGCGAAGCCGTCGCAGAAGAAGGTCGTCGGCGGTGTGATGGTGGCCGCGGCGTTCACCTCGTTCCTCACCGGTGTGACCGAGCCGATCGAGTTCGCGTTCATGTTCGTGGCCTGGCCGCTGTACCTGATCCACGCGGTCCTGACCGGTATCTCGCTGGCCCTGGTCAACGCGCTGGACATCCACCTCGGGTTCTCGTTCTCGGCGGGTGCCATCGACTTCGCGCTGAACTCGACGCACCCGGCGGCGAGCTCGAACGTCTGGCTGCTCATCCCGATCGGCCTGGTCTACGCCCTGATCTACTACTTCCTGTTCCGGTTCGTCATCATCAAGTGGAACCTGCGCACCCCCGGACGTGAGGAAGACGACTCGATCGAGGCCGATCTCGACGCCACGGCCGCGAAGTAA
- a CDS encoding GntR family transcriptional regulator, producing the protein MSAAAFPSRPDRVVDGPTPKHAQLREILRHAVERELPPGSPIPSERELAERYQVSRLTVRSAIGKLVEEGLLSRVRGKGTFTASRRMELQLYLMSFTDDMRRRGLEPTTEVLGTTTEVPPAATANALGLPEGAAALRLKRLRRADGIPLAVERGWYHPVKVAGLFELDLTRSLYAQLAEQDIRLDHAWQTVWAESADKETARLLGIRTGSPLLVFRRVSSMAGAPVEDMTSWYRGDHYQVTMQLDRSSPDSGNPAKHGGTR; encoded by the coding sequence ATGAGCGCGGCCGCGTTCCCCTCCCGGCCCGACCGCGTCGTGGACGGTCCGACTCCGAAACACGCTCAGCTGCGGGAGATCCTGCGGCACGCGGTCGAACGGGAGCTGCCACCCGGCTCTCCCATCCCCTCCGAGCGCGAGCTCGCGGAGCGCTACCAGGTTTCGCGGCTCACGGTCCGGTCGGCGATCGGCAAGCTGGTCGAGGAAGGGCTGCTGTCCAGGGTGCGCGGCAAGGGCACGTTCACCGCCAGCCGCCGGATGGAGTTGCAGCTCTACCTGATGTCGTTCACCGACGACATGCGCCGCCGGGGCCTCGAACCGACCACCGAGGTACTCGGCACCACCACCGAGGTCCCGCCCGCGGCGACCGCGAACGCGCTCGGTCTCCCCGAGGGCGCCGCTGCACTGCGGCTCAAGCGGCTACGCCGCGCCGACGGGATACCGCTGGCCGTGGAACGCGGCTGGTACCACCCCGTCAAGGTGGCGGGGTTGTTCGAACTGGACCTCACCCGGTCGCTGTACGCGCAGCTGGCCGAGCAAGACATCCGCCTCGACCACGCCTGGCAAACCGTCTGGGCCGAGTCGGCGGACAAGGAAACCGCACGGCTGCTCGGTATCCGTACCGGCAGTCCGCTGCTCGTCTTCCGCCGCGTCTCCAGCATGGCCGGAGCACCGGTGGAGGACATGACTTCCTGGTACCGGGGAGATCACTACCAGGTGACTATGCAGTTGGACCGGAGTTCCCCGGATTCCGGTAACCCCGCCAAACATGGAGGTACCCGATGA
- a CDS encoding ubiquinol-cytochrome c reductase iron-sulfur subunit, giving the protein MTAEQHTRRTVLVTGAAVAGVAAGTAALSACGTDDSPPAAAGGGSLVALADIPVGEAKAVKSGDQEIIVARPTDATAVAFSAVCTHQGCAVKAEGKDLTCPCHGSVFDALTGQVRQGPAETPLPAVAVKVENGQVLSA; this is encoded by the coding sequence ATGACTGCCGAACAACACACCCGCCGCACCGTACTGGTCACCGGAGCCGCCGTCGCCGGCGTGGCCGCTGGAACAGCCGCGCTCTCGGCCTGCGGAACGGACGATTCCCCGCCCGCCGCCGCGGGTGGCGGCTCGCTCGTGGCACTGGCCGACATCCCGGTCGGCGAAGCGAAAGCCGTCAAATCAGGTGACCAGGAAATCATCGTCGCGCGGCCGACCGACGCGACCGCGGTCGCGTTCAGCGCCGTGTGCACCCACCAGGGCTGCGCGGTCAAGGCCGAGGGCAAGGACCTCACCTGCCCGTGCCACGGCTCGGTGTTCGACGCCCTCACCGGCCAGGTTCGGCAGGGCCCTGCGGAGACCCCGCTCCCCGCGGTGGCGGTGAAGGTGGAGAACGGCCAGGTGCTCAGCGCCTGA